One Glaciihabitans arcticus DNA window includes the following coding sequences:
- the pyk gene encoding pyruvate kinase: protein MRRAKIVATLGPATSSYENIRAIIDAGVDVARMNLSHGSYAVHEEVYANVRKAADDSGKAVAVMVDLQGPKIRLGKFANGPHDLAVGDIFKITIDEVEGTKDLVGTTYKGLPGDVAPGDFLLIDDGKVKVEVVESDDRTVTTKVIVAGPVSNNKGINLPGVAVNVPALSEKDEDDLRWGLKLGADLIALSFVRNADDVVRVHEIMAEEGVRVPVIAKIEKPQAVDALEGIIDAFDAIMVARGDLGVELPLEAVPIVQKRAVELARRMAKPVIVATQMLESMISSPVPTRAETSDVANAVLDGADAVMLSGETSVGEYPVITVQTMARIVESTEEHGLERIPALGTKPRTQGGAITLAAAEVADFVDAKYVCVFTESGDSARRMSRLRFKIPMKAFTPDPAIRRRMALTWGIESFLVPRVTHTDAMYLQVDEILLGEGLAEVGDVVVVISGSPPGISGSTNDLRVHRVGDAANAAAPAYAQ, encoded by the coding sequence ATGAGACGCGCGAAAATCGTCGCAACCCTCGGCCCGGCAACCTCCAGCTATGAGAACATCCGCGCGATCATCGATGCAGGTGTCGATGTCGCCCGGATGAACCTCAGCCACGGCTCCTACGCCGTGCACGAGGAGGTCTACGCCAACGTGCGCAAGGCTGCAGACGACTCCGGCAAGGCTGTCGCCGTCATGGTCGACCTTCAGGGTCCCAAGATCCGCCTCGGCAAGTTCGCCAACGGCCCGCACGACCTGGCCGTCGGCGACATTTTTAAGATCACCATCGACGAGGTCGAGGGCACCAAGGATCTCGTCGGAACGACCTACAAGGGTCTGCCCGGCGATGTCGCTCCCGGCGACTTCCTGCTCATCGACGACGGCAAGGTCAAGGTCGAGGTCGTCGAGTCCGATGACCGCACCGTCACCACGAAGGTGATCGTCGCCGGCCCTGTCTCCAACAACAAGGGCATCAACCTGCCCGGCGTCGCCGTCAATGTTCCCGCCCTCTCCGAAAAGGACGAGGACGACCTGCGCTGGGGCCTCAAGCTCGGTGCCGACCTCATCGCGCTCTCCTTCGTTCGCAATGCGGATGACGTGGTGCGCGTGCACGAGATCATGGCTGAAGAGGGCGTTCGCGTTCCCGTGATCGCCAAGATCGAGAAGCCGCAGGCCGTCGATGCCCTCGAGGGCATCATCGACGCCTTCGACGCGATCATGGTCGCCCGCGGCGACCTCGGCGTCGAGCTTCCGCTCGAGGCCGTGCCGATCGTGCAGAAGCGCGCCGTCGAGCTGGCTCGCCGAATGGCCAAGCCGGTCATCGTCGCGACCCAGATGCTCGAGTCGATGATCTCGAGCCCGGTTCCGACGCGTGCCGAGACATCCGACGTCGCCAACGCGGTTCTCGACGGAGCCGACGCGGTCATGCTCTCCGGTGAGACCTCGGTCGGCGAGTACCCGGTCATCACGGTGCAGACCATGGCGCGCATCGTGGAGTCCACCGAGGAGCATGGACTCGAGCGCATCCCCGCGCTCGGCACCAAGCCCCGCACGCAGGGTGGAGCCATCACGCTCGCCGCCGCTGAGGTCGCCGACTTCGTCGACGCCAAGTACGTGTGCGTCTTCACCGAGTCCGGTGACTCGGCCCGTCGTATGTCGCGCCTGCGCTTCAAGATCCCGATGAAGGCGTTCACGCCCGACCCGGCGATCCGTCGCCGCATGGCACTGACCTGGGGCATCGAGTCGTTCCTCGTGCCGCGGGTCACCCACACCGACGCCATGTACCTGCAGGTCGATGAGATCCTGCTCGGCGAGGGTCTCGCCGAGGTCGGCGACGTCGTTGTGGTCATCTCGGGTTCGCCCCCCGGAATCTCGGGTTCGACCAACGACCTTCGCGTACACCGCGTGGGCGACGCGGCGAACGCGGCAGCTCCGGCCTACGCACAGTAA
- a CDS encoding glutamate synthase subunit beta: MADPKGFLKVQERELPARRPVALRLMDWKEVYEQGDSATVRKQAGRCMDCGIPFCHQGCPLGNLIPEWNDLMWRGEGHQAIERLHATNNFPEFTGRLCPAPCESSCVLGINQPAVTIKNVEVSIIDEAYQKGWVTPHPPERLTGKTVAVVGSGPAGLAAAQQLTRAGHTVAVFERDDRIGGLLRYGIPDFKMEKKHIEARLAQMKAEGTRFRSGVEIGVDITWSDLRARYDAVIVATGSTVPRDLAIPGRDLLGVHYAMDYLVQANRVGAGDTVAEQLTAEGKHVVVLGGGDTGADCIGTAHRQQALSVTNLAIGKQPPAERQSDQPWPTSPTLFEISSAHEEGGERVFLASTVEFLSNEAGEVRAIRVAETEYLDGRRVPKAGTEREIPADLVLLALGFTGPEPETITEQLPVPFDGKGNFERDGDYQTSESGVFVAGDAGRGQSLIVWAIAEGRAAASAVDRYLEGETQLPFPVKPTDHAIAL, translated from the coding sequence GTGGCTGATCCGAAGGGATTCCTGAAGGTCCAGGAGCGCGAGCTCCCGGCCCGCCGTCCCGTCGCGCTGCGACTCATGGACTGGAAAGAGGTCTACGAGCAGGGCGACTCCGCCACGGTGCGCAAGCAGGCGGGTCGCTGCATGGACTGCGGCATCCCGTTCTGCCACCAGGGCTGCCCGCTCGGCAACCTGATTCCCGAGTGGAACGACCTCATGTGGCGCGGCGAGGGTCACCAGGCCATCGAGCGCCTGCACGCGACCAACAACTTCCCGGAGTTCACCGGCCGCCTCTGCCCCGCCCCGTGCGAGTCTTCGTGCGTGCTCGGCATCAACCAGCCGGCCGTGACGATCAAGAACGTCGAAGTGTCGATCATCGACGAGGCGTACCAGAAGGGCTGGGTCACCCCGCACCCGCCCGAGCGCCTCACCGGCAAGACCGTCGCGGTCGTGGGCTCCGGCCCCGCCGGTCTCGCCGCCGCCCAGCAGCTCACCCGCGCCGGACACACCGTCGCCGTCTTCGAACGGGATGACCGGATCGGCGGACTCCTCCGCTACGGAATCCCCGACTTCAAGATGGAGAAGAAGCACATCGAGGCGCGTCTCGCGCAGATGAAGGCCGAGGGAACCCGGTTCCGCTCGGGCGTCGAGATCGGTGTCGACATCACCTGGAGCGACCTTCGCGCGCGCTACGACGCCGTCATCGTCGCGACCGGCTCGACCGTGCCGCGCGACCTCGCGATCCCCGGACGCGACCTGCTCGGCGTTCACTACGCGATGGACTACCTCGTGCAGGCCAACCGCGTGGGCGCCGGCGACACCGTTGCCGAGCAGCTCACTGCGGAGGGCAAGCACGTTGTTGTGCTCGGAGGTGGCGACACCGGAGCCGACTGCATCGGAACCGCTCACCGCCAGCAGGCGCTCTCGGTCACCAACCTCGCGATCGGCAAGCAGCCGCCCGCCGAGCGCCAGAGCGACCAGCCCTGGCCGACGAGCCCCACGCTTTTCGAGATCTCGAGCGCACACGAAGAGGGCGGCGAGCGGGTCTTTCTCGCTTCCACCGTCGAGTTCCTCTCCAACGAGGCGGGCGAGGTGCGCGCGATCCGCGTCGCCGAGACCGAATACCTCGATGGACGCCGCGTTCCCAAGGCGGGCACCGAGCGCGAGATCCCCGCGGACCTCGTGCTCCTCGCCCTCGGCTTCACCGGCCCCGAGCCCGAGACCATCACCGAGCAGCTGCCCGTTCCCTTCGACGGCAAGGGCAACTTCGAGCGCGACGGCGACTACCAGACCAGCGAGTCCGGCGTCTTCGTCGCGGGCGACGCGGGCCGCGGCCAGTCGCTCATCGTCTGGGCCATCGCTGAAGGACGTGCTGCGGCATCCGCCGTTGATCGGTACCTTGAAGGGGAGACGCAGTTGCCGTTCCCGGTCAAGCCGACCGACCACGCCATCGCGCTGTAG
- the gltB gene encoding glutamate synthase large subunit, translating into MALTPPFEQASSIPKAAGLYDPRHEKDACGLAMVATLRGTAGHDIIDAALNALRNLEHRGAIGSDAGTGDGAGIITQIPDAFLRAVAGFELPVVGRYAVGMAFLPVDDDARAAIKAGIDTIVAQEDLVVLGWREVPVRPGEVGDLARGAMPVFEQLFVASTRTDDTGKTLAGIELDRQVFRLRKRAEREYGAYFPSLSSRTLVYKGMVTTLQLEPFYPDLSDERFTSKLALVHSRYSTNTFPSWPLAQPFRMIAHNGEINTVQGNRNWMRARQSQLESELIGDVRPLLPINTPGASDSASFDEVVELLSLTGRSLPHSIMMMVPEAWENQVDVDHTRKAFYEYHAMLMEPWDGPAALVFTDGSLVGATLDRNGLRPGRFLVTDDGLVVLASEIGVLDIEPSRVVRKGRLRPGKMFLVDTVAGQIIEDDTIKEELAAAEPYSEWLDQGRIHLGDLPDREHIVHTPASVSRRQRTFGYTEEDVRIMIMPMAKNGAEPLGAMGSDTPVAVLSERPRVLFDYFTQQFAQVTNPPLDSIREEVVTSMKLGLGPERNLLAATPEHARQVILDFPVIDNDELAKIQHFETASGRRPTVTIKGLYRVDKGPKAMEKRLAAMCAEADEAIENGAAFIVLSDRDSNRDLAPVPSLLMLAAVHHHLIRKENRMKVGLVVEAGDVREVHHVALLIGYGASAINPYLAMETAEELVRSGMIQGVTPEKAVKNLIKALGKGVLKIMSKMGISVVSSYAGAQAFEALGLSNDFVDQYFTGTTTLLGGIGIEVVAAENAARHAAAYPEEGGAMVHERLATGGEYQWRREGPPHLFNPDTVFRLQHATRERRYDIFRDYTKLVDDQAENLMTVRGLFKLKHGLRPPVPIDEVEPVSSIVKRFSTGAMSYGSISAEAHETLAIAMNSIGAKSNTGEGGEDTDRLLDPTRRSSIKQVASGRFGVTSMYLTHATDIQIKMAQGAKPGEGGQLPPNKVYPWVARTRHATAGVGLISPPPHHDIYSIEDLKQLIFDLKRANPLARVHVKLVSQSGIGAVAAGVTKALADVVLVSGHDGGTGASPLNSLKHAGTPWELGLAETQQTLMLNGMRDRVVVQVDGQMKTGRDVVIAALLGGEEFGFATAPLVVSGCVMMRVCHLDTCPVGVATQNPELRARFTGKPEFVVNFFEFLAQEVREYLSELGFRSIEEAVGHSEVLDVNGAIEHWKADGLDLTPVLIGPEFAEDEPRRNRVGQDHELDKHFDVELIRLSQAALEHGTPVSIELPIRNTERAVGTMLGNAVTLRHGENGLPAGTIEINLKGTAGQSFGAFLPNGIRLRLEGDSNDYVGKGLCGGQIVIRPDAHSVFAAERNVIAGNVIGYGATQGSMFLRGIVGERFLVRNSGATAVVEGVGDHALEYMTGGLAVILGGTGRNLGAGMSGGTAYIHDLRPERVNQDSLSSGELVLSPLGSADVAILTDLLERHRDETGSTLAASMLENIDETVGRFTKVLPRGYAAVLAIRQTAIDEQLDPDGDVVWSRIMEVTGG; encoded by the coding sequence ATGGCTCTCACGCCACCCTTTGAGCAGGCAAGCTCGATCCCGAAGGCGGCAGGTCTCTACGACCCGCGTCACGAGAAGGATGCCTGCGGTCTCGCCATGGTTGCGACGCTGCGCGGAACCGCCGGACACGACATCATCGATGCCGCGCTGAACGCGCTCCGCAACCTCGAACACCGCGGTGCCATCGGGTCCGACGCGGGCACGGGTGACGGCGCGGGAATCATCACGCAGATCCCCGACGCCTTCCTGCGCGCCGTTGCCGGCTTCGAGCTGCCCGTCGTGGGTCGCTACGCGGTCGGCATGGCGTTCCTCCCCGTAGACGACGACGCCCGTGCCGCCATCAAGGCCGGTATCGACACGATCGTTGCCCAGGAAGACCTGGTCGTGCTCGGCTGGCGCGAGGTTCCGGTCCGCCCCGGCGAGGTCGGCGATCTCGCGCGCGGCGCGATGCCCGTCTTCGAACAGCTCTTCGTCGCATCGACCCGAACGGATGACACGGGCAAGACCCTGGCCGGCATCGAGCTCGACCGCCAGGTCTTCCGTCTCCGCAAGCGTGCCGAGCGCGAGTACGGCGCCTACTTCCCCTCGTTGTCGAGCCGCACGCTCGTCTACAAGGGCATGGTCACAACGCTGCAGCTCGAGCCGTTCTACCCGGATCTCTCCGACGAGCGCTTCACGTCGAAACTGGCCCTCGTGCACTCGCGCTACTCGACCAACACCTTCCCGTCCTGGCCGCTCGCCCAGCCGTTCCGCATGATCGCGCACAACGGCGAGATCAACACGGTGCAGGGCAACCGCAACTGGATGCGCGCGCGCCAGTCGCAGCTCGAGAGCGAGCTCATCGGCGACGTTCGTCCGCTGCTGCCGATCAACACGCCCGGCGCGAGCGACTCGGCGTCGTTCGACGAGGTCGTTGAGCTGCTCAGCCTCACCGGCCGATCGCTGCCGCACTCGATCATGATGATGGTGCCGGAGGCCTGGGAGAACCAGGTCGACGTGGACCACACTCGCAAGGCCTTCTACGAGTACCACGCGATGCTCATGGAGCCGTGGGACGGCCCCGCCGCCCTCGTCTTCACCGATGGATCCCTCGTCGGCGCGACGCTCGACCGCAACGGCCTGCGCCCCGGAAGGTTCCTCGTCACCGACGACGGACTCGTGGTGCTCGCGAGCGAGATCGGTGTGCTCGACATCGAGCCCAGCCGCGTCGTACGCAAGGGCCGCCTGCGCCCCGGCAAGATGTTCCTCGTCGACACCGTCGCCGGACAGATCATCGAAGACGACACGATCAAGGAGGAGCTCGCCGCAGCCGAGCCGTACTCGGAGTGGCTCGACCAGGGTCGCATCCACCTCGGAGACCTGCCGGATCGCGAGCACATCGTGCACACGCCCGCCTCGGTCAGCCGTCGCCAGCGCACCTTCGGATACACCGAAGAAGACGTGCGCATCATGATCATGCCGATGGCCAAGAACGGTGCAGAGCCGCTCGGCGCCATGGGCTCCGACACGCCCGTCGCCGTGCTGTCCGAGCGTCCGCGCGTGCTGTTCGACTACTTCACCCAGCAGTTCGCCCAGGTGACGAACCCGCCGCTCGACTCGATCCGCGAGGAGGTCGTGACCTCGATGAAGCTGGGGCTCGGCCCCGAGCGCAACCTCCTGGCTGCCACGCCGGAGCACGCGCGCCAGGTCATCCTCGACTTCCCGGTGATCGACAACGACGAGCTCGCCAAGATCCAGCACTTCGAGACCGCGAGCGGTCGACGCCCCACGGTCACCATCAAGGGCCTGTACCGCGTCGACAAGGGCCCGAAGGCAATGGAGAAGCGCCTCGCAGCGATGTGCGCAGAGGCCGACGAGGCGATCGAGAACGGCGCGGCCTTCATCGTGCTCTCCGACCGCGACTCGAACCGCGACCTCGCGCCCGTGCCCTCACTGCTGATGCTGGCCGCCGTGCACCACCACCTCATCCGCAAGGAGAACCGGATGAAGGTAGGCCTCGTCGTCGAGGCCGGCGACGTTCGCGAGGTGCACCACGTCGCGCTGCTCATCGGTTACGGCGCGTCCGCGATCAACCCGTACCTCGCCATGGAGACGGCGGAAGAGCTCGTCCGCAGCGGCATGATCCAGGGCGTGACCCCCGAGAAGGCCGTCAAGAACCTGATCAAGGCCCTCGGCAAGGGTGTACTCAAGATCATGTCGAAGATGGGCATCTCGGTCGTGAGCTCCTACGCGGGAGCCCAGGCGTTCGAGGCCCTCGGCCTCAGCAACGACTTCGTGGACCAGTACTTCACCGGAACCACGACCCTGCTCGGCGGCATCGGCATCGAGGTGGTCGCGGCCGAGAACGCCGCCCGCCACGCCGCCGCCTACCCCGAGGAGGGCGGTGCGATGGTGCACGAGCGCCTCGCAACCGGTGGCGAGTACCAGTGGCGCCGCGAAGGACCGCCGCACCTGTTCAACCCCGACACCGTCTTCCGCCTGCAGCACGCGACGCGCGAGCGCCGCTACGACATCTTCCGCGACTACACCAAGCTCGTGGACGACCAGGCGGAGAACCTGATGACCGTGCGCGGGCTGTTCAAGCTCAAGCACGGGCTGCGGCCACCGGTTCCGATCGATGAGGTCGAGCCCGTGTCATCCATCGTCAAGCGGTTCTCGACCGGAGCGATGAGCTATGGCTCGATCAGTGCCGAAGCGCACGAGACGCTCGCCATCGCAATGAACTCCATCGGCGCCAAGAGCAACACGGGTGAGGGCGGCGAAGACACCGACCGCCTGCTCGACCCGACACGTCGCAGCTCGATCAAGCAGGTCGCATCCGGGCGTTTCGGCGTCACGAGCATGTACCTGACACACGCGACCGACATCCAGATCAAGATGGCACAGGGAGCCAAGCCCGGTGAGGGCGGCCAGCTGCCGCCGAACAAGGTCTACCCCTGGGTCGCCCGCACCCGTCACGCCACGGCCGGCGTCGGCCTCATCTCGCCGCCCCCGCACCACGACATCTACTCGATCGAAGACCTCAAGCAGCTCATCTTCGACCTCAAGCGCGCCAACCCGCTCGCCCGGGTGCACGTCAAGCTCGTGAGCCAGTCGGGTATCGGTGCTGTTGCCGCGGGAGTCACGAAGGCCCTCGCCGACGTGGTGCTCGTCTCGGGCCACGATGGCGGAACCGGCGCCTCCCCGCTCAACTCGCTCAAGCACGCGGGCACACCGTGGGAGCTCGGCCTCGCCGAGACCCAGCAGACTCTGATGCTCAACGGCATGCGCGATCGCGTGGTCGTCCAGGTCGACGGCCAGATGAAGACGGGTCGGGATGTCGTGATCGCGGCTCTCCTCGGCGGCGAGGAGTTCGGATTCGCCACGGCGCCGCTTGTGGTCTCCGGCTGCGTCATGATGCGCGTCTGCCACCTCGACACCTGCCCCGTCGGCGTCGCGACCCAGAACCCCGAGCTGCGCGCGCGCTTCACGGGCAAGCCCGAGTTCGTCGTCAACTTCTTCGAGTTCCTGGCCCAGGAGGTACGCGAGTACCTGTCCGAGCTCGGTTTCCGCTCGATCGAGGAGGCCGTCGGCCACTCCGAGGTTCTCGACGTGAACGGCGCCATCGAGCACTGGAAGGCCGACGGACTCGACCTGACACCCGTGCTCATCGGACCGGAGTTCGCCGAGGACGAGCCGCGCCGCAACCGCGTCGGCCAGGACCACGAACTCGACAAGCACTTCGACGTCGAGCTCATCCGCCTGTCGCAGGCGGCGCTCGAGCACGGCACCCCCGTCTCGATCGAGCTGCCGATCCGTAACACCGAACGCGCCGTCGGCACCATGCTCGGCAACGCGGTCACCCTCAGGCACGGCGAGAACGGTCTTCCCGCCGGAACCATCGAGATCAACCTCAAGGGCACGGCGGGCCAGTCCTTCGGGGCCTTCCTGCCCAACGGCATCCGCCTGCGCCTCGAGGGCGACAGCAATGACTACGTCGGCAAGGGATTGTGCGGCGGGCAGATCGTCATCCGCCCCGATGCCCACAGCGTCTTCGCCGCAGAGCGCAACGTCATCGCGGGCAACGTCATCGGCTACGGCGCCACGCAGGGCAGCATGTTCCTGCGCGGCATCGTCGGCGAACGCTTCCTGGTGCGCAACTCCGGTGCAACAGCAGTCGTCGAGGGTGTGGGCGACCACGCACTCGAGTACATGACCGGTGGACTCGCCGTGATCCTCGGCGGCACTGGTCGCAACCTGGGCGCCGGAATGTCGGGCGGAACGGCGTACATCCACGACCTCCGCCCCGAGCGCGTCAACCAGGACTCGCTGTCGTCGGGGGAGCTCGTGCTCTCGCCGCTGGGCAGCGCCGACGTCGCGATACTGACCGACCTGCTCGAGCGTCACCGCGACGAGACGGGTTCCACCCTCGCCGCGAGCATGCTCGAGAACATCGACGAGACCGTCGGCCGTTTCACCAAGGTGCTGCCCCGGGGCTACGCGGCGGTGCTCGCGATCCGGCAGACAGCGATCGACGAACAACTCGACCCCGACGGCGACGTCGTGTGGAGCAGAATCATGGAGGTTACCGGTGGCTGA
- the lgt gene encoding prolipoprotein diacylglyceryl transferase, producing MFVPHSIPSPDYAWQGLVIPLGEWLHGVFAFIPESYALNIRTYAICILIGIVVAGVMTHRRLTNRGAEPGIMLDIIIWAIPLGIVGARIFHVLTHPNDYFGEGINPLSVFYVWEGGIAIFGALIGGAIGAWIGCWRTGIRFWTFADAVAPGLLLAQAFGRFGNWFNHELFGLPVSSDFPLGLEIESSNIAYPPGLPEGTLFQPTFLYEVVWNSIGVVVILLAERAFRLQWGKTLAVYLIWYGLGRTVFESIRIDPSEYFIGLRVNVWAALIAIALGIAIIYVQSKRHPGTEPSPYVTGREWVPIATGVDSEETYSDTGNVAETTSEELTSTSATSGAASSEKVTKP from the coding sequence GTGTTCGTTCCCCACAGCATTCCGAGCCCCGACTACGCCTGGCAGGGCCTCGTCATCCCGCTCGGCGAATGGCTGCACGGCGTTTTCGCCTTCATCCCCGAGAGCTACGCGCTCAACATCCGCACCTACGCGATCTGCATCCTCATCGGAATCGTCGTCGCAGGTGTGATGACCCACCGCCGCCTCACCAACCGCGGCGCCGAGCCGGGCATCATGCTCGACATCATCATCTGGGCGATCCCGCTCGGAATCGTCGGCGCCCGCATCTTCCACGTGCTGACCCACCCGAACGACTACTTCGGCGAGGGCATCAACCCCCTGAGCGTGTTCTACGTCTGGGAGGGCGGCATCGCCATCTTCGGCGCGCTCATCGGCGGAGCGATCGGCGCCTGGATCGGCTGCTGGCGCACGGGCATCCGTTTCTGGACCTTCGCCGACGCCGTTGCCCCGGGCCTGCTGCTCGCCCAGGCCTTCGGCCGCTTCGGCAACTGGTTCAACCACGAGCTCTTCGGCCTTCCCGTGTCGAGCGACTTCCCGCTCGGCCTCGAGATCGAGTCCAGCAACATCGCCTACCCGCCGGGGTTGCCCGAGGGCACCCTGTTCCAGCCGACGTTCCTCTACGAGGTCGTCTGGAACTCGATCGGCGTCGTGGTGATCCTGCTTGCCGAGCGCGCCTTCCGCCTGCAGTGGGGCAAGACGCTCGCCGTCTACCTGATCTGGTACGGCCTCGGTCGCACCGTCTTCGAGTCGATCCGCATCGACCCGAGCGAGTACTTCATCGGCCTCCGCGTCAACGTCTGGGCGGCGCTCATCGCCATCGCCCTGGGAATCGCGATCATCTACGTGCAGTCGAAGCGTCATCCCGGAACCGAACCCAGCCCCTATGTCACGGGTCGCGAGTGGGTGCCGATTGCGACTGGGGTAGACTCTGAGGAGACCTATTCGGATACCGGCAACGTTGCCGAGACCACCTCCGAAGAGCTCACCAGCACATCCGCCACAAGCGGTGCAGCCTCAAGCGAAAAAGTCACCAAACCCTAG
- the trpA gene encoding tryptophan synthase subunit alpha: MSAVAETIAARKAAGSGALVGYLPVGFPNLAESIEAAVALVENGVDVLELGLPYSDPVMDGTVIQEATQQALASGFKLQQGFEAVAAITARVSAPVLMMTYWNPVLAYGVERFSDDLLAAGGAGLITPDLIPDEAADWMAASDRTGLDRVFLAAPSSTTARLEQAVQASRGFVYAVSTMGITGARSDVDSAARGLVARLRDAGSTSACVGVGISTAEQVREVLEYADGAIVGSLLVKALADGGVDAVARAAAALAIGTRPAS, translated from the coding sequence ATGAGTGCAGTAGCCGAGACCATCGCGGCCCGTAAGGCCGCCGGATCCGGCGCACTCGTCGGCTACCTGCCGGTCGGCTTCCCGAACCTCGCCGAAAGCATCGAGGCGGCAGTCGCCCTCGTCGAGAACGGCGTGGACGTGCTCGAGCTCGGGCTGCCGTACTCGGATCCGGTGATGGACGGCACCGTCATCCAGGAGGCAACGCAGCAGGCGCTCGCCTCAGGCTTCAAGCTCCAACAGGGCTTCGAGGCCGTCGCGGCGATCACGGCCCGCGTGAGCGCGCCCGTTCTCATGATGACCTACTGGAACCCCGTACTGGCGTACGGAGTCGAACGGTTCTCCGATGACCTTCTCGCCGCAGGCGGTGCAGGGCTGATCACACCCGACCTCATCCCGGATGAAGCGGCTGACTGGATGGCTGCCTCGGATCGCACCGGACTGGACCGTGTCTTCCTCGCCGCACCCTCGTCGACCACGGCCCGCCTCGAGCAGGCCGTCCAGGCCAGCCGTGGCTTCGTCTACGCCGTCTCGACAATGGGCATCACCGGTGCGCGCTCCGACGTGGACTCCGCAGCGCGCGGGCTCGTCGCCCGCCTGCGCGACGCAGGTTCGACGAGTGCGTGCGTCGGCGTGGGAATCTCCACGGCCGAGCAGGTGCGTGAGGTTCTCGAGTACGCGGACGGTGCCATCGTCGGCTCCCTTCTGGTGAAAGCCCTCGCCGACGGGGGAGTGGACGCCGTCGCGCGCGCCGCCGCGGCACTCGCGATCGGCACCCGACCCGCGAGCTAA
- the trpB gene encoding tryptophan synthase subunit beta, whose translation MASLREELGPYFGDFGGRFVPESLVAALDDLSTAYELTKADPAFAAELTELHRTYTGRPSIITEVPRFAQHAGGARVILKREDLNHTGSHKINNVLGQALLTKRIGKTRVIAETGAGQHGVATATAAALFGLECVIYMGEVDTDRQALNVARMRLLGAEVVSVKTGSRTLKDAINEAYREWVQSVDTTNYIFGTVAGPHPFPAMVRDFQKIIGEEARQQVLDLTGSLPTAVAACVGGGSNAIGIFHAFLDDEDVALYGYEAAGDGHLTDRHAATLTRGRPGVLHGARSYMLQDEDGQTQESHSISAGLDYPGVGPEHSWLHDLGRATYLPITDDEAMQALRLLSLTEGIIPAIESAHALAGTIKLGKELGPKATILVNLSGRGDKDMETAGKYFDILDTAALVAADATPEGEER comes from the coding sequence ATGGCCAGCCTGCGCGAAGAACTCGGCCCGTACTTCGGTGACTTCGGCGGACGCTTCGTTCCCGAATCGCTCGTCGCGGCCCTCGATGACCTGAGTACGGCCTACGAGCTCACCAAAGCCGACCCGGCCTTCGCCGCCGAGCTCACCGAGCTGCACAGGACCTACACCGGACGGCCCAGCATCATCACCGAGGTGCCGCGTTTCGCCCAGCACGCGGGTGGCGCGCGCGTCATCCTCAAGCGCGAGGACCTCAACCACACGGGTTCGCACAAGATCAACAACGTGCTCGGCCAGGCGCTGCTCACCAAGCGCATCGGCAAGACCCGGGTGATCGCCGAGACCGGCGCGGGCCAGCACGGCGTCGCCACCGCCACGGCCGCCGCCCTGTTCGGCCTCGAGTGCGTCATCTACATGGGCGAGGTCGACACCGACCGCCAGGCGCTCAACGTCGCACGCATGCGCCTGCTCGGTGCGGAGGTCGTGTCAGTGAAGACCGGCTCGCGCACCCTCAAGGACGCGATCAACGAGGCCTACCGCGAGTGGGTACAGAGCGTCGACACCACCAACTACATCTTCGGCACAGTGGCGGGCCCGCACCCGTTCCCCGCCATGGTGCGCGACTTCCAGAAGATCATCGGCGAGGAGGCGCGCCAGCAGGTGCTCGACCTCACCGGCTCGCTGCCGACGGCCGTCGCGGCCTGCGTGGGCGGCGGCAGCAATGCCATCGGCATCTTCCACGCTTTCCTCGATGATGAGGATGTCGCGCTCTACGGTTACGAGGCGGCCGGCGACGGCCACCTGACCGACAGGCACGCCGCGACCCTGACCAGGGGGCGACCCGGTGTGCTCCACGGGGCTCGCAGCTACATGCTGCAGGACGAGGATGGCCAGACGCAGGAGTCGCACTCCATCTCGGCAGGGCTGGACTACCCGGGCGTCGGCCCCGAGCACTCCTGGCTGCACGACCTCGGCCGCGCCACCTACCTGCCCATCACCGACGACGAGGCAATGCAGGCCCTGCGCCTGCTCTCGCTCACCGAGGGCATCATCCCCGCCATCGAATCCGCGCACGCCCTCGCCGGCACCATCAAGCTCGGCAAGGAGCTCGGCCCGAAGGCCACGATCCTCGTCAACCTGAGCGGGCGCGGCGACAAGGACATGGAGACCGCCGGCAAGTACTTCGACATCCTCGACACCGCGGCCCTGGTCGCCGCAGATGCGACGCCCGAGGGAGAAGAACGATGA